A DNA window from Halomicrobium mukohataei DSM 12286 contains the following coding sequences:
- a CDS encoding DUF7518 family protein — translation MCGNRVEELEARVKELEASVEGLTDELVECKVRLRELESAVDEDIGLAPKATDADEQPDDAAPEPDTEATSETTVADSTKQADGKDEHNREESEAESDSDIIVA, via the coding sequence ATGTGCGGCAACCGTGTCGAGGAACTCGAAGCGCGCGTCAAAGAACTGGAAGCCTCCGTCGAAGGACTCACCGACGAACTCGTCGAGTGCAAGGTCCGACTGCGGGAACTGGAGAGCGCGGTCGACGAGGACATCGGCCTCGCGCCGAAGGCGACCGACGCCGACGAGCAGCCAGACGACGCCGCGCCGGAACCTGACACCGAAGCGACGAGTGAGACGACCGTAGCCGACAGTACTAAGCAAGCGGACGGTAAGGACGAACACAACCGAGAGGAAAGCGAGGCCGAGTCTGACTCCGACATCATCGTCGCGTAA
- the gatB gene encoding Asp-tRNA(Asn)/Glu-tRNA(Gln) amidotransferase subunit GatB, with protein sequence MTAQAAESRELATVIGLEVHVQLETDTKIFCGCSTDSGEEPNTNTCPVCLGLPGALPVLNEAAVESAVKIGKAIDASIPEETTFHRKNYYYPDLPKNFQITQYDSPICQDGELEFSHEGDSRTVGIRRAHLEEDPGSIKHVREGTGPLDSRTTGIDRADYTLVDYNRAGTPLMEIVTRPDFRDPVEVRAFLEKLEEVLEYLGVFDATRDGSLRIDANLSLIDAEDVNDDGSIDEAVLEAANRTEVKNISSHKGAETALAFEASRQKKLVQSGREVAQETRHFNETHGNTVGMRSKEEEKDYRYFREADLPPLRVSHWKEEIDIPELPDARRDRFVSEYDLSEEAASKLTSTKQVADFFEAVAERFDADLAATWVADELLGELNYRDMLITDVEDRFDEIERLVELVADDEITAKNAKETVLREMLDEGDDPDAIVDSEGLGKTSGDAVQQAVEAAIEENPDAVADYEDGDDGAINFLVGQVMGKTGGSADPGDVNQLLRAELDG encoded by the coding sequence ATGACTGCGCAAGCTGCCGAATCGCGCGAGCTCGCGACCGTCATCGGGCTCGAGGTGCACGTCCAACTCGAGACCGACACGAAGATCTTCTGTGGCTGTTCGACCGACAGCGGCGAGGAGCCAAACACCAACACCTGCCCCGTCTGTCTCGGGCTCCCCGGCGCGCTCCCGGTGCTCAACGAGGCGGCCGTCGAATCTGCCGTCAAGATCGGCAAGGCCATCGACGCTTCGATCCCCGAAGAGACGACGTTCCACCGGAAGAACTACTACTACCCCGACCTGCCGAAGAACTTCCAGATCACCCAGTACGACTCGCCGATCTGTCAGGACGGCGAGCTGGAGTTCTCTCACGAGGGGGACAGTCGCACCGTCGGCATCCGGCGTGCCCACCTCGAAGAGGACCCCGGCTCGATCAAGCACGTCCGCGAGGGCACCGGTCCGCTCGACTCGCGGACGACCGGGATCGACCGCGCGGACTACACGCTCGTCGACTACAACCGCGCTGGGACGCCGCTCATGGAGATCGTCACCCGGCCGGACTTCCGGGACCCCGTCGAGGTGCGGGCCTTCCTCGAAAAGCTGGAGGAGGTCCTCGAATACCTGGGCGTGTTCGACGCCACCCGCGACGGCAGCCTACGCATCGACGCGAACCTCTCGCTGATCGACGCCGAGGACGTGAACGACGACGGGAGCATCGACGAGGCCGTGCTCGAAGCGGCGAACCGCACCGAAGTCAAGAACATCTCCAGTCACAAGGGCGCGGAGACGGCGCTGGCCTTCGAGGCCTCCCGCCAGAAGAAGCTCGTCCAGTCGGGCCGCGAGGTCGCCCAGGAGACCCGGCACTTCAACGAGACCCACGGCAACACCGTCGGGATGCGCTCGAAGGAAGAGGAGAAAGACTACCGCTACTTCCGCGAGGCCGATCTCCCGCCGCTCCGGGTCAGCCACTGGAAAGAAGAGATCGACATTCCGGAGCTGCCCGACGCCCGCCGGGACCGCTTCGTCTCGGAGTACGACCTCAGCGAAGAGGCCGCCTCGAAGCTCACATCGACGAAGCAGGTCGCCGACTTCTTCGAGGCCGTCGCCGAGCGCTTCGACGCCGATCTGGCGGCGACGTGGGTCGCTGACGAGCTGCTGGGCGAACTGAACTACCGCGACATGCTGATCACGGACGTCGAGGACCGCTTCGACGAGATCGAACGCCTCGTCGAACTCGTCGCCGACGACGAGATCACCGCCAAGAACGCAAAGGAGACGGTCCTCCGAGAGATGCTCGACGAGGGCGACGATCCCGACGCGATCGTCGACAGCGAGGGGCTGGGCAAGACCAGCGGCGACGCGGTCCAGCAGGCCGTCGAGGCCGCCATCGAGGAGAACCCCGACGCCGTCGCCGACTACGAGGACGGCGACGACGGCGCGATCAACTTCCTCGTCGGCCAGGTCATGGGCAAGACCGGCGGCAGCGCCGACCCGGGCGACGTGAACCAGCTGTTGCGGGCGGAGTTAGATGGCTAG
- the thyA gene encoding thymidylate synthase, with the protein MQQYLDLVDSTLRGGTYKPNRTGVDTVASFSQHYEVDLAEGFPLLTTKDLSGFRWNSLIHELLWYLSGEEHIRELREETGIWDAWADEEGHLDTAYGRFWRRYPIPDDDARLPGESWPDDAHRWVNDDGTFDQLAYVIDQLEENPRSRRLVVNAWHPANATVSTLPPCHYTFVFNVQGGRLNVHLTQRSGDIALGVPFNVAAYSLLAQAVAQRTDFELGSFAHTIVDAHVYCGAGARGEWYADNLDGLQERLQHVDAKEDYRAVREWLESTAPAEDDGHEGYDHVPGLLEQCAREPRKRPTMEIADTPLDDLTYDDFELHGYDPAPGISFSVAE; encoded by the coding sequence ATGCAACAGTATCTCGATCTCGTCGATTCGACGCTTCGCGGTGGGACCTACAAGCCCAATCGAACGGGCGTCGACACGGTCGCGTCGTTCAGCCAGCACTACGAAGTCGATCTCGCCGAGGGGTTCCCCCTGCTGACGACCAAGGACCTCTCTGGCTTTCGGTGGAACTCGCTGATCCACGAGCTGCTGTGGTACCTCTCGGGCGAGGAGCACATCCGAGAGCTACGAGAGGAGACCGGGATCTGGGACGCCTGGGCCGACGAAGAGGGCCACCTCGACACCGCCTACGGTCGGTTCTGGCGGCGCTACCCGATCCCAGACGACGACGCCCGACTCCCCGGCGAGAGCTGGCCCGACGACGCCCACCGCTGGGTCAACGACGACGGGACGTTCGACCAGCTCGCCTACGTGATAGACCAGCTCGAAGAGAACCCCCGCTCTCGCCGGCTCGTCGTCAACGCCTGGCACCCGGCGAACGCGACGGTCTCGACGCTGCCGCCCTGTCACTACACGTTCGTGTTCAACGTCCAGGGCGGTCGCCTGAACGTCCACCTGACCCAGCGCTCGGGCGACATCGCGCTGGGAGTCCCCTTCAACGTCGCCGCGTACTCGTTGCTGGCCCAGGCCGTCGCTCAGCGCACCGACTTCGAACTGGGCTCTTTCGCCCACACCATCGTCGACGCCCACGTCTACTGCGGGGCGGGCGCTCGGGGCGAGTGGTACGCCGACAACCTCGACGGGCTACAGGAACGACTCCAGCACGTCGACGCGAAGGAGGACTACCGCGCGGTCCGGGAGTGGCTCGAATCGACCGCACCGGCCGAGGACGACGGACACGAGGGGTACGACCACGTGCCAGGCCTGCTCGAACAGTGCGCTCGCGAACCCCGTAAACGCCCGACCATGGAGATCGCCGACACGCCCCTCGACGACCTGACCTACGACGACTTCGAACTGCACGGCTACGATCCCGCGCCGGGGATCTCCTTCTCGGTGGCCGAGTGA
- a CDS encoding dihydrofolate reductase produces MAAEGTDAETDIEIVLVAAVAENGVIGTDGELPWHYSEDLAHFKETTMGHPVVMGRRTFEGIVADLGEPLPGRTNVVLTSQRRDFPDGAVGAGSLTAAVGAARETGSETAYVVGGATVYEQFLPDADRLVLTEVHDQYEGDTYFPEVAWDDWREASRDDRGELSFVEYVRRE; encoded by the coding sequence ATGGCGGCCGAGGGAACCGACGCCGAGACCGACATCGAGATCGTGCTCGTGGCCGCCGTCGCCGAGAACGGCGTCATCGGAACGGACGGCGAGCTGCCCTGGCACTACTCAGAGGACCTCGCACACTTCAAGGAGACGACGATGGGCCACCCGGTCGTGATGGGGCGACGGACCTTCGAGGGGATCGTCGCGGACCTCGGCGAGCCGCTGCCCGGCCGAACGAACGTCGTCCTGACGAGCCAGCGGCGTGACTTTCCGGACGGTGCCGTCGGCGCGGGGTCGCTCACGGCGGCGGTCGGCGCGGCCCGCGAGACCGGTAGCGAGACCGCCTACGTCGTCGGCGGCGCGACCGTCTACGAGCAGTTCCTGCCCGACGCCGACCGCCTCGTCCTGACGGAGGTCCACGACCAGTACGAGGGCGACACGTACTTCCCCGAAGTGGCGTGGGACGACTGGCGAGAGGCGTCTCGGGACGACCGTGGGGAACTCTCCTTCGTCGAGTACGTTCGTCGGGAGTAG
- a CDS encoding UDP-N-acetyl glucosamine 2-epimerase — MSEMTVYEDRLARQMDRGEFVLAVVTATKPDFYKQAPVVDAARERGLPCFVLHTGQHYDDVLGHGLAEYDLEDRIAVDLGIRGGLSEKTAQVHERISELADRLEQWEDTTVLPLVHGDTHAAGIVPQAWQFATNQAVAHNEAGLRGMSPDFDFDADPAATVEAQWEGEWSLNRAEPFPEQYDTFVGSAASHYHFAPVDLNREHLESEGYPTAVDGRERIPVVGNSVVDAIAQKTDADLEESIFDIYPVLAERDDWIRVDIHRRANLLPERFSAIVEAVIGLVEAGYNVNFLELTATRKALEEYGYRERLLALEAERENFLFTGLWKKHAHVYEFLQSGQCLAELTDSGSMQEELNVIDETICLTARFNTDRPETVFDAETNLLVPPVSGEYMTEMVEYVVETDDVRERLQSGETIYGENPAEQIVAFLDDRRDDVPFDWAHDRVGFETGAADFEYL; from the coding sequence ATGAGTGAGATGACAGTCTACGAGGATCGGCTCGCCCGCCAGATGGACCGCGGGGAGTTCGTCCTCGCGGTCGTCACGGCGACGAAGCCAGACTTCTACAAGCAAGCGCCGGTCGTCGACGCCGCCCGCGAGCGGGGCCTGCCCTGTTTCGTCCTCCACACCGGCCAGCACTACGACGACGTGCTCGGCCACGGGCTGGCGGAGTACGACCTCGAAGACCGGATCGCGGTCGACCTGGGCATCCGCGGCGGGCTCTCGGAGAAGACCGCGCAGGTCCACGAGCGCATCAGCGAGCTGGCCGACCGACTCGAACAGTGGGAGGACACGACCGTGTTGCCGCTGGTCCACGGCGACACCCACGCCGCTGGCATCGTCCCCCAGGCCTGGCAGTTCGCCACCAACCAGGCGGTCGCCCACAACGAGGCCGGACTGCGCGGCATGTCGCCGGACTTCGACTTCGACGCCGACCCCGCTGCGACCGTCGAGGCCCAGTGGGAGGGCGAGTGGTCGCTCAACCGCGCCGAACCCTTCCCCGAGCAGTACGACACCTTCGTCGGTTCGGCGGCCTCACACTATCACTTCGCACCGGTCGATCTGAACCGCGAGCACCTCGAAAGCGAGGGGTACCCCACCGCGGTCGACGGCCGCGAGCGGATCCCCGTCGTCGGCAACTCCGTCGTCGACGCCATCGCCCAGAAGACCGACGCCGACCTCGAAGAGAGCATCTTCGACATCTACCCGGTCCTGGCGGAACGCGACGACTGGATTCGGGTGGACATCCACCGCCGGGCGAACCTCCTGCCCGAGCGGTTCAGCGCCATCGTCGAGGCCGTGATCGGCCTCGTCGAAGCTGGCTACAACGTCAACTTCCTCGAACTCACCGCGACCAGGAAGGCCCTCGAAGAGTACGGCTACCGCGAGCGCCTGCTCGCGCTGGAAGCCGAGCGCGAGAACTTCCTCTTTACCGGGCTCTGGAAGAAGCACGCCCACGTCTACGAGTTCCTCCAGTCCGGTCAGTGCCTCGCGGAACTGACCGACTCGGGGAGTATGCAAGAAGAGCTCAACGTCATCGACGAGACGATCTGTCTCACCGCGCGCTTCAACACGGACCGGCCCGAGACGGTCTTCGACGCGGAGACGAACCTCCTCGTACCGCCGGTTTCGGGCGAGTACATGACCGAGATGGTCGAGTACGTCGTCGAGACCGACGACGTGCGCGAACGGCTCCAGTCCGGCGAGACCATCTACGGCGAGAACCCCGCCGAGCAGATCGTCGCGTTCCTCGACGACCGCCGCGACGACGTGCCCTTCGACTGGGCTCACGATCGCGTGGGCTTCGAGACCGGAGCCGCCGACTTCGAGTATCTGTAG